The genome window TCCAGGATCACCGATGAGCAAAGACGGAACATTCACATCGATGAAATACGCAAACTCCAAGCCGCTTTGTTGAGCGCGGACGGCGAGAAGATCATTCACTCCCTCCACCATATTTCGGAGATCAAACTCAAGCATCTCAAGCTCAAGTTTGCCGGCTTCTATTTTTGAAAAATCAAGAATGTCGTTGATGATGGATAGGAGCGCATGGCCGCTGGACTGAACGATGTCCGCATAATCCCGCTGCTCGTTGGTTAGATCCGTTTCCTGCAAAAGGCTCGCCATGCCGATCACGCCATTTAGAGGGGTTCTGATCTCGTGGCTCATATTGGCCAGAAACTCGCTCTTCGCCATATTAGCGATTTCCGCCCGCGTCGCCATTTCATTAGCCCGGCCGATTGATTCTTCCAGAAGCTCGTTTGTCTCCTCCGCTTCACGTTTTGCTTCTTTGAGTTCTTCCTCTGCGATCTTTCTTTCCGTAATATCCCGCATGGAACAGATGAGGCCGTTGTCACCTCCCATGGATCCAAGAACCCACACCTTCGTAATAGAGAACCATCTTTCCCCTTTGGCTGTCTTGATCAAGACGTCTTCAGAACAAGCCTTTCCCTCATTGAGGACCTTGTCATCGTTCCTGGAAAATTTTTCAATATTCTCATCTGCATGAAGCTCTTGGTCGCTCCGGCCGATCACTTCGTCCTTCTTCTTTCCCAAAAGACGGCAAAATGCCGCGTTGGCGGAAATATAAACTCCCGCCCGATTTTTCATAGCGATATAGTCGGGGGATGCCTCAAATACGATATCGAGCAGGCTGTTTTGTTTTCTAAGCTCGGCGAAGGCTACCTCCAGGTCTGTTTGGATTGTCTTTCTTTCCTCGATCTCTTTCTCGATTTCTCTTTGCTTTGCAACTAGATTTCTTGAGATGGATTTTGTACGTCCATATGAGAGACAAATGACGATCCCGCCGCCAAGCAAGAAAATTCCGGTGATGAGGAAAAGAAGCTGGCGGAATCCGGCCGTGGCATCGATGTCGTAGAAGGCCATTGCGACGCCGATTCTCTGCCCGCTGACGTCTATTAGCGGGATCACCCTGGCGGTATAATGCTTTGAGCCATCCTTGATCCTTATGGGTTTATTCCCAGGGCGTTGCGGGTCGTCCAGTTGACCACACGCCTGTTGGACGAGGACATCCCTTGCTGTATTTTCCGTCACGACAAACGATGAAAAGTGATTCCACTCCCCGGAGAGATTAAGGAGAGCTTTTCCTTCTTCCCATTTTTCTTGATCCAGCCTGTCTTTATAAACAACCAAGCATATTTCCGCTTCCAGCGTCCTCGCGACCTGCGGGATGAGATGCTCCATCTCTTTCCCAAGCTCCAAGTATCCCACGAGTTCTCCGTTGACGATCCAAGGATGGACAACACGCAATGTGAGGGTTCCGAATTTCCCCAATTCGACCCCGTGAAATTCCCGGTGGGTTTGGCTCGCGGTGGCCAGTACACGTTGTTGAATCGAATCTCCAAAGCTATCGGGATTGTGCACACGAAGGAAACAGGTTTGATCCGGCTCAATAAAATACAAATGGGTCACGCCATACCGGTCTCGCATATAAAGCAATGTTGGGAGGGCTTCTGCAAACAAGGCTGGACGATCTCTACCAATATAGGCATCAACGAAACCTTGATTTTTTTCCAGTGGGTCAAGAAGGCCATGAATCAATTCCGCATCCGCTTCGATGGCCTGGCGGAATACCGCCTGGCATTTCGATGTTTCCCTTTGAGCCGTTCGGTCGAGGGTGGATTTATGGAACCAGAAAATGCTGATAAGGCAGATGGCCAAAACCAATAGGTAGCTTAGGGCGAGAGGAATAAGTATTTTCTTTGGCAAACTGGCTGTCCGCATCCTCTACCTCGGGCATCCGCCCCATATTCAAAAAATACATCGTATGGCGGCCGGCCTGCGGTAACCGCCGATGGGTCTAATATTTCTTATTATTCAAAGATTCGTCTCGGCAAGGTATTATCATTAAGAGATTCTTCGAGTTACGGCCTCATGAGGCCGGGCCGGGGAACAACGCCGCGGGGAGCCCTCGTCTTGGCGGCACACGGCTATCATCCATCCTCGCAACACATTGGCCTGCTGGGTGGCGCGGCTGGATTTTGCATTCTGGGTGGATGTTTGCCGGCTATCCGTCGGCGGGGCTTATGGGCTTGTCATCCGACAGCAGATAATCTCTAGGGGACTCGCTTCCCCTTCCTCCCCGAAGGCGATATTGCCCAGATCGGTGCGTGACATCCCGGAGAGAACATACCCTTTGATCAAAAGGACCCGCTCGTCAGGAAGAAATTCGAGGCCGTCATATGCGGGGTCGCCGTCGCAGATAATTGATACCTGCTCCAAATATTCGCCCTGCGGATCAAACAGGTCATAGCTCAGCATGGCCCCATCGACAGGATTCTCTGCTCCGCGGCTGTTCAAGACCCAAAGGTTGCCGCCGGAATCCACATGAAGGTCGGATATGGCGGGAGGACAGGGTTCGATCTCCCGGGTTGCTTCATAGGGCGTGTTTTGATCGGATGCGTCAAACAGCGCGTTGACTCTGCGCAACTCGTCTTCGGTGCGTTTTCTGTTCTCGAAATCCCGTTCGATAATTCTCTCGAGCGTGCCATCTGGCTGATAAACATCGACCGCATATTTATTCCAGGATTGAACGCTATAAACGCGCCCATCTGGTCCAACAGCGTTTCCGAGAAAGAACCCAGGTTCGAGTTCCCGCTCGACAAAGTGCAGCTTCTCAAAGTTGAGAACCATTGTTGCTTCACAAAAACGGACCACTTCCGCGCCGATATTATTCAATCGGGAAAGATACATGACGCGACTCTGACCCGTATCCGTCTGCACTAACCGCTGTCCGGCGATCATCAAGGTCCCACCGCGGTAAATGCAGCGGCTGGCGGAAGTGAATCCCGTTTGCGGATCGGCGTCGCCACCAACCGTTAGAATCCCCCTCGGTTCCCCGCTGGAAGAGAGCTTTATAAATTTCGCCGGAAAGAGCTCGAGAATTCCAAGCGTTCCGTCGTCAAGAAACACCAGGTCTCTCGGGCGGCGGACTTCTCCGGGTCCATCTCCCTCGCCACTGATCGTGCGGAGGTATTCCCCCGACGGGGAAATGACCACCACGTGGCATAGTTGCGTATCTAAAATATAGACATTTCCATCCGAATCGGTCGTCGCCTCTGTCACAGTACCGAAAAGAATGTCGCCCTGGTCGCCGCCAACGCGCCAAATCTCCTCCAGCTCAACGCTTCGGGGCGGGCCGGCCGGCAATGTGTTATGGATTCGGGGGACTTCGGCGCGGGAGGCGGATCCGATGAACAGAATCACAAGAATCCATTGTATGCTTCTAAATGTGGATATACACGTGGCCATAGCCCCTTCTCCTTGGTCGCCGGTTTCCCCAACCGGATGCGGTTTCAGTTTTCAAATCCCGCTTTCCCGGGCCTGCGGGTTTCCAACTCGCCTGATGCTTCACGGGACCCAATTATCATACGGACCCCGGCGCCGCGCGGTTGCGCCACATCCCGAGGTGGATGGCCCGATGAAGAGAGGATCGTACCGGCCGGCATTGAACAGGAACGCCTCCTCATCCGTCTAACATAATAGAACGCAGATTGGGCCCCTCGGGCCGATCAGGTTAATCTCTAAAAACGGGGGTACGCCGTGAAACTATTTAAACTACAACAAGTTAAATCCCTGGCCTTGGTTCTCTCTCCATTTGTAATCGCCTTTTTGTTCCTGGGGGCCTTTTCGCCGGCCATGGCGGGGTCAAAAAAAATCGATCGCCAGATTCGGGTTTTTGAGAAGGCCATGGACGTCATGTTGGTCGATAGCCCGAATTGGCTTGTCCAGAATTCCGAGCCTACATATGGGAATTATATAGAGAATCATGGTGTCGTCTTTTCATTCCGCGCATCACTGGTTTCCCGCTGGTATGGGAATAAGAGTTTCTGGCGCTGGTTTGGTGATGATGAAGATGATGATGAAGGGTCTCGCTATCACGGCAAGGAGTTGAAGCGCCAGGCCCGCCGTTACGAGCGGGGCAAAGAAGAGATCGTTGAAACAATGATGGATCTTGGAGATATTTTCTCGAATCTTGATGAGAATAACGTTCTTGAAATCAAAGTTAAGCTCCGCAATGCCGAGTATTTCGAAGATAACGACATGAGAACCCTGAAAATGACGCTTCGGTTGGGTGATCTGCGGGCCTACACCAACGATAAACTGAGTGAAGAACAGCTCATCGAGAAAATCAAGATCGAGGAAGATTGACCGGATATATCTCTCTCCGCACGAAGACGGCCGGCGCCTCGCCCGGCCGTCTTCCCGTTTTGTTCATCTTTAAGATATCGTCCCATCTACGGATTATTCGTGGTTTCCTGGTTCTCTCTATGGGGCACACCCCGCTGGATTGCGGTCCTGCCGGAGAAACGCCGGGGCAAACAATGAAAAGTCAATGGCATTGACCGACCCATTATTGTTATAATCGGCGCAATCATTCTGCGTTGAAAGGAAGGCGCCCGCAAAGAATGCGAAATCAGCGACATTAACGATTCCATCCGCCTCCGTGTTGTTCCAGTCTGGGCTCCGTACATGATGATAATAGGCGATCGTCACGCCGTTGGCCCGAACAGTGACATCGCAGTCTTCGCATCCGCCGACCAGGGGATCCATAACAATGACGCCGTCGGGACCCGTAAGACCGGTTAGCCCCGGATCGGAACCCTCAATACATAGCTCGGGGCAGTCGTTAAAATCGATTTCGACAAAGGCTTGATCTATGGGGTTTTCCGCCATATCAAGCACCGTGATCGTCACGACATCGATGCCCGATTGGGTGCCTGGAGAAACAAGGGCTTGCTGGAAGGTATTCCAGGGCTCAACTGTACAATTAATGGGATCGGGTACCACGTCTGCCGGCACGCTACCAGATACCAAAATCAAGAGACTTAAAAAGATTGAAAGTCTCCCCATTGCAGATCTCATGACCTTTCTCCTTTTCGCCGGATAAACCGGGTGGACGCAGCCAGTTTTATCCTCTTTCTTGCCTTGCTCAATCCGCGCACCCGCCCTGTCGCACACGTCGCTAACCTGTTCGTTGAAAGTTTACGGGTTCAGCGGGATTTCGTCAATGGCTGCTGAGCCGACACCTTATGACAAGCGGGTGAACCCAGCGCGTTCGAAGAGGCATCCGCCAAAGAGGTGAAAGGGACAGAAAAATGACCCTTAAGGACACTGACAAATGAATAAAGAAAGCCCAAATATCTAAAATTAGACAGGCTGATTATCACCGCCACCCAGCAATCAGTTATCTATAACCTAGTCATTCAAAGGCATTAGACGGCCTAATGACGCAATATGACATAACCCCTTGAATTTTAATTGGTTACAGGGTATGATTGTAAGCGGTTGAGATAGACGGACGTATGACCGTAAGGTTTTGGCCGGGCAGAACCATCCATACCATGGTGGCTTGTTCCCACCTGCGTCGCATGATGGCACCACCTTCCACTTCCAGCCGGCTCCCCGTCGTCTTAATTCGCGGCGTACGAGACTCGCTCTAGCCGCGCTTTAATCTCGGGCCTCGCAAAGGAGATTCAAGAAATGAGCAACCATCGAGGAGGATCTTCTCCCCAGCCTTCATTCAGCCGGACTTTCGTAATCCTGGCCGCATTGAGTTTGCTGGTGTTTTCAGGCACTGCAAATGCGGGAACAATAACGCGTTCCTACGATTTTGAAGCTCCCATTGTACAATCAATGGATGGCTTTCACAGGATCAGCATGGAGGGCGCTCAAAATTTCGGCGCTCCCGGCGAGCCAATCTTGCCGATGGCCGGTGTTCAACTTCTGCTGCCTCCCGGCGAGGTGATCACAAAAATTGAGGTTATTCCCGGGGCGTGGGTCGCTCTCAGCGGTTCTTATACAATCGAGCCGGGGCAGCGGCAGTATCCCCTTGCCTTCACCGGTCCCTACCAAAGAGACCTTCCCAATAATGATATTTATTCTTCCAGCTCGAGTTTTCCAGAACGGCTTCACGATGCCCCATATGTTGGGCTCTACCGGGGATATCGGATCGCGACCTTTGCAATTCATCCGGTCAAATATATTCCCGCAGACGGATCCCTGTCATATATCCCGAGCTGCGAGGTCGTCATCACAACCGCGCCCGACGCCGACGCCTGGGCTGATACCGAGAGAATGATTCGCCACGATCCCGCTACACTGGCCCGGCTTCAAAGCCTTGTAGACAATCCCCTTGATGCCTCCGCATACGAATCCATTACCCGGTTTTTCTCCGGTGGACGGAATTTGGATCCGTCCTTGGCTTATAAATATATCATCATCACCACGGAATCGTGGGATGAATATCTTGACCCGCTTGTCAATTTTGAAACTCAGCGCGGGCATAAAGCCGGCGTCTTCTTAAAATCATGGATCCTCGGCAATTATAACACTGGTGTCGACGATCAGGACGATATCCGCGACTTTATCATCGACGCCTATGCCACATGGGATGTCGATTATGTCCTGCTCGTTGGTGACGCCAGAGAAACAGCCGGCATTCCGCACCGCGGCCTCTATGCCGTTGGTTACGGCACACCGGATACCGATATCCCCGCGGATATGTACTATAGCTGTCTCGACGGAACCTGGAACAACGACGGTGACGGGTATTGGGGCGAAAGCGGCGAGGATGACCTGTATCCCGAGCTCGGCATCGGACGCGCTTGCGTGGATTCCCAGACCGAAATTGAAAACTTCATCACAAAGGTCATCCGGTACCAAGCCGAGCCGGTTGTCGCCGAATGCGATGAGGCGCTCATGGTCGGCGAACTGCTTTGGGATGATCCGACATGGGGCGGGGACTATAAAGACGAGATCAAGAACGGTGCCAGCACCCACGGCTATACAACAGTAGGATTCCCTCCCAGCATCAATGTCGGTACGTTATACGATAAAAACGGCACCTGGAGCAGCAGCCAGCTGATTACTCTAATGGAATCAGGGATGAATATTGTCAATCATCTTGGGCACTGCAATGTTCAGTACGCTCTCAAAATGACGAATACGGACATTCCTTCTTTTGATAATGATGGTGTCAATCATTCGTATAACTTTGTGTACAGCCAGGGCTGTTACTGCGGGGCTTTTGATAACCGGGATCCGGACGGTTATTATATCGGTGACTGCTATGCAGAGCAGTTCCAAACGGATGATGACGGCGCTGCGGCTATTATCATGAATTCCCGTTATGGCTGGGGGCAGCATTCCAGCACTGATGGCTCTTCCCAGTATTTCGACCGGCAGTTTTTTGATGCCATTTTCGGTGAGCAAATCTATCCTCTGGCGGATGCGAATGACGATTCAAAAATGGACAATGTCTGGTCTATCAATTACGGCGCGAATCGGTGGTGTTGCTATGAGCTGAATGTCTTCGGCGACCCCGCCATGCATCTCTGGACGGCCGAACCGGGGCAGCTCGACGCGTCATATACCCCCGTTGTATACATCGGCCAAGGGGATATGGATGTTACGGTGACGGCGCTCGGCGGCGGCGCAATATCAGGCGCCCGTGTTACCATCTACACCGCCGATTATTCTGTTTATGACACGGGGGTCACCAACACCTTTGGGACGGTTACGCTTCACCCCAATGCTGAAGCGCCGGCGGATCTTTATGTAAAAGCCACGGCTCATAACCGTCTCGACTTTAACGGAACGGCAAGCATTATTCCTCCGGCGGGACCTTATTTGGTCTTTGCCGGCAATTCGATAGAGGATGCAGGCGGAGACGATGACGGCGCAATGGATGCAGGTGAAACCGTTGGGCTGAACGTCCTTCTGGAAAACGTCGGTATTGACCCAACAACCGGCGTGACCGCTGAATTAACATCCGTCGACACAAATATCCAGATCCTCACACCCACTCAAGCTTACCCCGACATTCCTGTGGGTGGATCTGAAATGTGCAATAGTCCCTATCTCATTACGATCGCCGGCAATGCCGAGGATGGCCACATCGTCCCCTTTGCCCTTGCCGCAACGTCAAACGAAGGGCAGTGGGATGCCGCCTTCAATTTGAGCATTCAGGCGCCGGTTCTTTGCGCGTCGAACTATCTGCTGACGGATGCGGCTCCGAACGGCAATGAAGATGGCGGAATCGATCCTGGTGAGACCGTCGCTTTGATGTTCAGCGTCCTGAATACGGGACATTCCGCCGCCGCCGGGTTGACGGGCCTGCTTTCCTGCGGCAGCGCGGATGTCGTTATTCACGATGCCGCCGGCGAGTGCGATGAAGTCCCCATTAATGGCGCCGGTCTATTCGATACCTATGAGGTGGAATTTCTTGGATCGTGTCCTTCTCCGGGAGTGCTCGTATTCCTGCTCCAGATAACCAATGCCTACGGACTCGACACAACAATCGAGTTTGATTTGGATGTCGGCCCCTGGTTCGATGATGCCGAAACGGATCGAGGTTGGACCATGGGCGCGGCCGGTGACAATGCAACGTCCGGATATTGGACCCGCGTCGACCCCATCGGCACCGTATATGAAACCAGCATTGTCCAACCCGAGGACGATCACACACCCTCAGGGACAATGTGCTTTGTAACGGCCAATGGTTCTGTCGGCGGCGCTGCCGGTGAAGCCGATGTGGATGGCGGTATTACAACCCTGCTCACACCCGTCTTCGACCTTAGCGGTGCGACATCGGCGACACTTTCCTACTGGAGATGGTATACCAACGATCTCGGAAACAATCCGGGTGAGGATTACTGGACTGTGGATATTACCGCCGATGGGGATACCTGGGTCCATTTGGAGTACACGCAAGAGAGCGCCAACACCTGGACCCAGTTCACATTTAACCTCGGTGACTATGTCGATTTCACCAGCCAGACGCAGATCCGCTTTATCGCCGCCGATGCGTCGCCCGGTTCACTGGTCGAGGCGGCCGTGGACGACTTTTCGCTGGATATCGTTCGCGGGGATGTCTCCGGGGCGCCGGCTGTAGCCGATCATCTTGAATTTGGAATTGTCTCCTGCAGCCCAAACCCCTTCAATCCGCAGACATCGATCGCCTTCCGGCTTGAACAGAAGTCGCCCGTAAGGCTGAGCATTTTCGACGTCTCGGGTCGCAGGGTCCGGTCGCTGGTGCATGGCCCGGTTGCCGCGGGGAATCATATGGTTGTCTTCGATGGAACCGATTCGAGGGGTCATGCGGTCTCGTCAGGAATTTACTTCTTGAAACTTGAGACTCCCAACATCGTTCAAGTGAAGAGATTGACACTGATCAGGTAATGATTCTCAAATCCAACCCAAAGAAACGCGTCCGGGACTCTGATTCCGGACGCGTTTTTTAATAGTTAACGAATCGTTTTGTTGGTCATTTGGTCGCATCGATTGATCCTTGAATCTCCTTTCCTCTGATGTATCCTATTCATAAAGGAGGTCCATGTGATACAAAGCGCGCAGGGCACTTTGGCCGTTCTTGTCGGCATTGTTGCATTCTTCTTTTTTCTGGAAAAGCGATTTCGTTGGAGAATCTTTCAGTTCCTGCCCCCCTTGATTTGGATTTATACAATTCCTGTCGTATTGAGCAACACCAACATTATCTCAAAGTCCGGGCCCATTTATGGCGGCCTCAAGGCAAACGCCCTGCCCATATTTATAACCCTCATGTTGTTGGATGTTGATTTTGTCGCCGTGGTGCGTGTCATCGGACGAGGCATTCTTGTCATGCTGATGGGTACGATCGGCGTCGTCATCGGCGCTCCGATCGCTTACTCCCTATTCCGCAATCAACTCGGCCCGGAGGGTTGGAAGGGTTTCGGCGCACTTGCTGGCAGCTGGATCGGCGGGACGGGAAATATGGCCGCGGTCGCCGGGGCCATCGGGACACCACCCGCTGAAATGGGCCTGGCCGTTCTTGCTGACAATCTCGTTTATATTGTATGGCTTCCCCTGCTCCTGACCAGCCGCGCGTGGGCCGGCGCTTTTCAGCGCTTTTCTAAAGCGGATCCGGATCGCGTCGCGAAAATGGAGGCCGCTGTTTCGAAAATGGCGGCAAAGAGCAAGGAGGTCGAGATGCACCATATCGTTTATCTCGTTCTTCTGGGGCTCACCGTCGCTGCTGTTTCGTCCTTCATCTCACCCCGGCTACCTGAGTTGGGCAGCGTGTTGAATTCCGGATCGTGGAAAGTCGTCATCTTCACAACGCTCGGGATTCTACTTTCTCTCACGCCGGCCCGGCGAATTCCGGGAAGCCAGCCGCTGGCGATGGCCATTGTCTATGTCTTTGTCGCATCGATGGGCGCACAGGCGGATCTGGCCGGCCTCGCCCGCGCTCATTGGTTTGTTGCGGCCGCCTTTGTGTGGATCACAATCCACGGGCTATTTTGCCTCCTTGGCGCTCTTCTTTTCCGAGTCGACATCCATACCGCTGCGATTGCCTCAGCGGCAAATATCGGCGGCGCGGCATCGGCCCCTATCGTCGCCTCCTATCACCGGGAGACTCTTATTCCTGTCGCCGTGCTTATGGCGCTGGTCGGCTACGCCCTCGGCAACTACTTGGGGCTGGTAACGGCTCAGTTGTGTTCCTGGGTTGCAGGATAGAGGAATGTAAGCGTTAATGGCAAGGTTGCCCGGGCAGTATTTGATCTGCCCTCGAAACCTTCCGCCGGGATAAGAGTTTATTGAACTTGTGGCGACGGCCCTGCTGGCAGATATTGGGTTTTCTCCTCTCATATGCTAGCATTTGAGCTTCCTGGGTTGTCTCCAACCGACGCATAACTTTTAGGAGTCCCGGCTCATGCAGCCCATTATAGGCGGATTGGATTTCACTCAAGGTTCGCTGACAAAGAAGCTGCTCATGATGGGCTGGC of Candidatus Eisenbacteria bacterium contains these proteins:
- a CDS encoding T9SS type A sorting domain-containing protein, whose translation is MSNHRGGSSPQPSFSRTFVILAALSLLVFSGTANAGTITRSYDFEAPIVQSMDGFHRISMEGAQNFGAPGEPILPMAGVQLLLPPGEVITKIEVIPGAWVALSGSYTIEPGQRQYPLAFTGPYQRDLPNNDIYSSSSSFPERLHDAPYVGLYRGYRIATFAIHPVKYIPADGSLSYIPSCEVVITTAPDADAWADTERMIRHDPATLARLQSLVDNPLDASAYESITRFFSGGRNLDPSLAYKYIIITTESWDEYLDPLVNFETQRGHKAGVFLKSWILGNYNTGVDDQDDIRDFIIDAYATWDVDYVLLVGDARETAGIPHRGLYAVGYGTPDTDIPADMYYSCLDGTWNNDGDGYWGESGEDDLYPELGIGRACVDSQTEIENFITKVIRYQAEPVVAECDEALMVGELLWDDPTWGGDYKDEIKNGASTHGYTTVGFPPSINVGTLYDKNGTWSSSQLITLMESGMNIVNHLGHCNVQYALKMTNTDIPSFDNDGVNHSYNFVYSQGCYCGAFDNRDPDGYYIGDCYAEQFQTDDDGAAAIIMNSRYGWGQHSSTDGSSQYFDRQFFDAIFGEQIYPLADANDDSKMDNVWSINYGANRWCCYELNVFGDPAMHLWTAEPGQLDASYTPVVYIGQGDMDVTVTALGGGAISGARVTIYTADYSVYDTGVTNTFGTVTLHPNAEAPADLYVKATAHNRLDFNGTASIIPPAGPYLVFAGNSIEDAGGDDDGAMDAGETVGLNVLLENVGIDPTTGVTAELTSVDTNIQILTPTQAYPDIPVGGSEMCNSPYLITIAGNAEDGHIVPFALAATSNEGQWDAAFNLSIQAPVLCASNYLLTDAAPNGNEDGGIDPGETVALMFSVLNTGHSAAAGLTGLLSCGSADVVIHDAAGECDEVPINGAGLFDTYEVEFLGSCPSPGVLVFLLQITNAYGLDTTIEFDLDVGPWFDDAETDRGWTMGAAGDNATSGYWTRVDPIGTVYETSIVQPEDDHTPSGTMCFVTANGSVGGAAGEADVDGGITTLLTPVFDLSGATSATLSYWRWYTNDLGNNPGEDYWTVDITADGDTWVHLEYTQESANTWTQFTFNLGDYVDFTSQTQIRFIAADASPGSLVEAAVDDFSLDIVRGDVSGAPAVADHLEFGIVSCSPNPFNPQTSIAFRLEQKSPVRLSIFDVSGRRVRSLVHGPVAAGNHMVVFDGTDSRGHAVSSGIYFLKLETPNIVQVKRLTLIR
- a CDS encoding DUF819 family protein; its protein translation is MIQSAQGTLAVLVGIVAFFFFLEKRFRWRIFQFLPPLIWIYTIPVVLSNTNIISKSGPIYGGLKANALPIFITLMLLDVDFVAVVRVIGRGILVMLMGTIGVVIGAPIAYSLFRNQLGPEGWKGFGALAGSWIGGTGNMAAVAGAIGTPPAEMGLAVLADNLVYIVWLPLLLTSRAWAGAFQRFSKADPDRVAKMEAAVSKMAAKSKEVEMHHIVYLVLLGLTVAAVSSFISPRLPELGSVLNSGSWKVVIFTTLGILLSLTPARRIPGSQPLAMAIVYVFVASMGAQADLAGLARAHWFVAAAFVWITIHGLFCLLGALLFRVDIHTAAIASAANIGGAASAPIVASYHRETLIPVAVLMALVGYALGNYLGLVTAQLCSWVAG